In Streptomyces sp. 71268, the DNA window GGTGGGCGCGTGGGCCGCCGCGCGGGGGCCCACGCCCACCACGCGCATGCCGGCCGCGCGGGCCGCCGCGATGCCCACCTCGGAGTCCTCGAAGGCGACGCAGTCGGCGGGCGCGAACCCCAGCTCGGCCGCGCCCTTGAGGAACCCCTCCGGGTCGGGCTTGCTGGCGCTCACGGACTCGGCGGTGACCCGCACGCGCGGCATCGGCAGCGCGGCGGCGTCCATCCGGGCCTGGGACAGGCCGCGGTCGGCCGAGGTGACCAGGGCGTGCGGCAGCCGCGCCAGGGCGGCCATGAACGCGGGCGCGCCCGCCACCGGCACCACGCCCGCCACGTCGGAGGTCTCCCAGGCGAGCATCCGCGCGTTGTCGGCGAGGTTCTCCTCGTGCGGGCGGTCGGGGAGGAGCACGGCCATGGTGGCCTGGCCCTGCCGGCCGTGCACGACCTTGATCACGCTGTCGCCGTCGAGCCCGTGCTCCGCGGCCCAGCGCCGCCAGCAGCGCTCCACGACGGCGTCGGAATTGACGAGCGTCCCGTCCATGTCGAGGAGCAGCGCCTTGACGGCGCCGATGGTCTGGGGGGTGCTCGTGGGAGCCATGGGGCACTCCTGGGCTCGGCGTGGACGCGCGGTGCGT includes these proteins:
- a CDS encoding HAD-IA family hydrolase, which translates into the protein MAPTSTPQTIGAVKALLLDMDGTLVNSDAVVERCWRRWAAEHGLDGDSVIKVVHGRQGQATMAVLLPDRPHEENLADNARMLAWETSDVAGVVPVAGAPAFMAALARLPHALVTSADRGLSQARMDAAALPMPRVRVTAESVSASKPDPEGFLKGAAELGFAPADCVAFEDSEVGIAAARAAGMRVVGVGPRAAAHAPTAHVRDLTQVRVEALPDGGLTLHIAP